A section of the Homalodisca vitripennis isolate AUS2020 unplaced genomic scaffold, UT_GWSS_2.1 ScUCBcl_7191;HRSCAF=14765, whole genome shotgun sequence genome encodes:
- the LOC124374074 gene encoding uncharacterized protein LOC124374074 — translation DDMDPVHIGHVTPPAVQLHGRQISQSGHVQRGTAEPTVTSAAISSRTWRTVLKRSNRWEVLCRRDILQRQRPVWFQGQAGLGYSLRQLVESGKIGSEELVVMADMFRNRTYLLLPHVKSRTIFVMFNPAATTQDFIQAYFHSVLLAIAICHIDNITLNILTHLHQSTVLKRIERGWARTISSSPDKGKQPLEAVTIVEDIIDKEFLKFFHGLKTQGWSTESHSLEVDEWRGEWKDSDLRESAKNK, via the exons GATGATATGGACCCTGTTCACATCGGTCACGTTACTCCACCTGCTGTCCAACTACATGGCCGTCAAATCTCTCAATCTGGTCACGTTCAACGGGGAACGGCTGAACCAACCGTTACATCCGCAGCTATCTCCTCACGGACTTGGCGTACAGTCCTAAAGAGGTCAAACCGGTGGGAAGTCCTGTGTCGTCGGGATATCTTACAGAG ACAAAGACCTGTGTGGTTTCAAGGTCAGGCTGGGCTGGGCTACTCTCTGCGGCAGCTGGTGGAGTCGGGGAAGATCGGCAGCGAGGAACTGGTCGTGATGGCCGACATGTTCAGGAACCGAACTTACCTGCTGTTACCACACGTCAAGTCTCGCACGATCTTTGTCATGTTCAATCCTGCCGCAACCACGCAGGACTTCATACAGGCGTACTTCCACAGTGTGCTGCTTGCCATTGCGATCTGCCACATAGATAATATCACCCTG AACATTTTGACGCATTTACACCAGAGCACTGTTCTGAAAAGGATAGAACGAGGTTGGGCTAGAACAATCTCCTCCTCCCCAGACAAAGGTAAACAGCCTCTGGAAGCTGTGACAATCGTTGAAGACATCATCGATAAAGAGTTTCTCAAATTCTTCCATGGCTTGAAAACccaag GGTGGAGTACAGAAAGCCACAGCCTGGAGGTGGATGAGTGGAGAGGAGAATGGAAGGATTCGGATCTCAGAGAGTCTGCGAAAAACAAGTGA